The DNA region AATAAGCAACGCCTTCCTACCGTCTACAACAATGGGGCCATTAGGGTAAGGCAATTGAGATGTTTGGAAACTTGGATCTGCAAAATACCTGTTCCCGGTGGCAATACCTACGTGGCCACCCACATCAGCCCATGCCAAACGAAGTTTTCCGAATTCCATTTTCGGAATATTCAGGGTATTTGAAAAGTTCCAGGAAAAGGATGCCCCTGGATAAAAGTAAGACCTATTCCCAGGTAAAAGTGTAGAACTCCAATCATTTCTGGCCTGTAGTTCCAGATAGTAGGTCCCTTTCCAGGACACGGTTCCTGATCCAAATACACTATATAGTAACTCAGTCCCCCGTGTCAATCCTTGAACTTTGCTACGATTATCTGATCCAGGCCATTTGGTATAATCCGCATTTTCAATTGAATACCAGTCAGGATATATCAGTCCCATTTCACCCGTGCCAACATACATCCTGTTCTCGCTCATTTTTAAATAGCTTCCACCAGCGAAAGCGAAAACATTTAAGTCGTTGGTGATGTCCTTTTCAAATTTAAGCATCGACTGGTATTGCTGTTGTGTGGTATTTCTTTTATTCCAGTTATACTTACCTCCTTGTCTGGAAGGCAGCAATCGTAGGATTTTATTCTCTGTTATGTAATCAGTATTAGTATAATCAAGGGATGCCTGAGAAATTAAAGAAAACTCCTTGTTTAGCTGTAAACTTAATTTCAATGAATTTACAGTGTGAAATTTATTATCTGTGTCACTGTTGTCGTTCTGATCCCACAATATTGACGAAACCTGTCCTGCCCACATACCCGGACTTAAACCTGATAACCCATAAGGTTCAAGATCTCGCTTGTACCCGTCAGCATCACGATAAAATTGTTTCATCCAGTTGTAGTCATAATCGCGGTTTAACCCTGCAGCAACCCAACCCTGGATATTTGGCCTTCTGTTTTTGGTTTTGATGCTGTATAGGTTCGAAACCAACTCAACTGTTGCCAGGGGAGAAATGTTAAAATTACCATTGAAACTGAAGGTATTATTTCTTTGATTGAAACCTTGCATTACATCCTTATAGGTATTGTTGGTATAAGATGCCCGCATGCTTCCAAATTGCCCACCACCGGAAACGGCCACATTTGTACGTGGGGAAATCGCTGTACGGAAGAAATCAATAAAATTATTGGGATAAGCCTGGTATGGTCCCATTACACTATCGTAAAGCATTACCGGGCTTCCATCAAGCCTTGGCCCGAAACTAAAACGTGTTATTGGCAGTTTCCTTACCCGGGTTCCCCTTAACATTGTCGAATCGGCTGCTACCAGGCGCTGCGATGTACCACTTCCATACTCATTCTGAAAATCGATGTATGTAAAAGGTTTATCGAAAGTAACCTGCTGGGAAACTGTGATGCCAAAACCTTTGGTCTTTTTGCCGCTTTTAGTGGTAATTAAAACCACACCATTTAAGCCCTGACCACCATATAATACTGTAGCCTTGGCACCTTTTAAGATATCTATCGACTCAATATCCTCTGCGTTGAGATCATTGATACCTGAGCCATAATCGAAAGAATTCAGTGGATCAAAGCCTCTGCTGGCCATATCTGTTTTTTCATCAAATAATGGCACTCCATCAACCACAAACAATGGCCGGTTGGTTGAACCAACAGACAATGTAGCCGCCCCCCTGATGTTTACATTTACTCCACCCGTCGGGCCTCCGGAACCAATATTGATGCCTACACCCGCTGCTTTACCATATAATGCGACAAATGGATTCTGCGGCACACCTGCTTTCACCAAATCATCACCTTTGACCGTAGAAGTAGCATAACCCAAAGCCTTCCTGTCCCTTTTTACGCCCAGAGCTGTAACCAAAACCTCTTCCAGCCCTTCGGCATTGTCAGACATCGTTACATTGACAACAGAAGAAGCGCCTACAGTAACCTCCTTAGTTGCCATACCGATTGAAGAAAACACCAGAACCGCCCCCTCCTTTACAGAAATTGTAAATTTTCCGGAGATGTTTGTCGCGGTCCCGTTTTTTGTACCCTTTTCGGTTACACTTACCCCGGGGAGTGGTAAACCCGAAGATTCAGTTACAGTTCCTGTAACTGGCTTTTGTGCATAGGCCGCTGTTGCCATCAGGAAGAACAGCAAAACGCCCCAACACCTCAAGTAAATTTGTTTCATTGCATTAAGATTTAGAAGTAGTTAATAAAATTTTGTTAATTGATATACTTGATTTGAAAAAAGTATTCCAGCAAAAATTCTAACGTATCTTAATTGAACTGGCAGTTTTCTACTACCAAAATAGCGGCACCTAAAAGTTGTGATTCATTTTTTAAGTCAGAGACTTTGATCGTTGTTTGTTCAGCCATCCTTGGGATACAAAATTCATTAATAGCGTGTTGAATTGGTGCCATCAATATCCTTCCGGCCACAGCCCCCCGCCCCCCGATCACAATAAGTTCCGGGTTAATAATGTGGATAAGTGTAGCCAGTCCTTTTCCAATTAAAAAGGCAGCATCTGAAAGTATGGAGACGGCTAAAGGGTCTCCGGCATTGGCGGCCTCCAGAAAATGGTCACCTTCCAATTTGGTAGTATCTTCAAATAATTGTGTAAGACGGGAACTGACCCCTTTGTCAAGTTCTGCTTTGGCCCGTTCAACCAGAACAGACAATGAGGTTTCAACCTCAAGACAGCCCCTTTTTCCGCAGGAGCAGAGTTTGTTGGTTTGTGACAAGGGAATGTGACTGAACTCCCCGGCATAACCGGTATGCCCGCGAAAAAGCTTACTGTTAATGATCATTCCAAGACCTACCCCCCAATTCATGTTCACTACAAGAACTTCCTGTCTTCCTTTTCCCAGACCAAACCTGAGCTCGGCAAGGGCAATTAGACTTGAATCATTGTCAATAAACACAGGAAGCCCCAGTTCTTTACTTAAATAACCAACCAGGGTATGGTTACCTTTATCATTAAAAAAAGTGTAATTGATTCCAAGTTTTGAGCTGATAAAACCCGGCATCCCCACCCCAACACCCAATATCTGGGCAGCAGGAATTCCCGAACGGGATATATAATCTTTCAAAAATCCGGCAAGTGAAGCCATCTGACCCGAGTCATGGGTAAGCGGCAATTCCAATTGCTCAACATCCATCTTACTGTGATTGAGTAAATCATAGATTTGTACCCGGGTAACCATCTGATCTGTGGCAACAGCTACAATATACCTTTGTTTTTCTTTATTCAACAGGTACATCGCAGCCTTCCTGCCCCCTGTTGAACGTGCCTCTTCCGATTCAACCACATAACCTTCATTTACCAAATCATTTACCGTGCTTGTAACTAAGGGCAAACTTTTGTGTGTAAGCGTACTTAGATCTGTGAGGGTTAATACCTTACTAAAGTAAAGGTGCTTTATTACTTCCTTACGCAGCCGGTGGTTTTTTTCTACAGGAGCAGTCACGATGGTTAAGTTTGGTTATTTGAACTTAAAAAAAATATCTCAAAAAACCAAAAACTTTTTAATTTATTTTTTAAGATATGTAAACTTCAAAAACTGAATTTAACGATAAACTCAAGAAATTTTTATAAAACCCCTATCTTAACAACTGTTATTATACAATTTTTTATGAGCACAACAAGCCCCGAATTACCTACTGAAGATTACAAGCCAGTCAGCTTTTCGCAAACAATTCTGACGGAACTGATGATCCCTGCCTATTCCAATTTCGGGGGCAAGATTCATGGTGGAATTTTATTGTCGCTAATGGATAAAGTAGCCTATGTATGCGCTGCCAAACATGCCGGCAATTACTGCGTAACCGCTTCCATCGATACAGTAAATTTTTTGGCTCCTGTAGAAGTAGGCGAACTGGTCTCACTTATGGCTTCTATAAACTATGTGGGCAATACATCGCTTGTTGTAGGGATCAGGGTAATCTCTGAAAATGTAAAAACCAATCAGGTAAAACACACCAACACCTGTTATTTTACAATGGTAGCAAAAGATGATTTCAATAATCCTGTAAAGGTTCCGGGACTGATATTGGAAAACAGGGAGCAGTTGAGACGTTTTATTGAAGCAAAAAGCCGTAAAGAGATCCGAGGCAATTACCGCAAAGAACTGGAAGCCGTAAATATACCCGAGAAGGACGAACAATGTATGCAGCTGCTGGCGGGAGAGCGTTGCAGGATTTCCGGTTAAACCAGGTTCTTCAAATAATCAACAATCAAACTTGCAGTACGCTCTGATGCACCTGCAGTGCCCATTTTTTCCGATAGCACTTTATAGTCGTCCAGCATTTTTGCTCTCACTGCTCCCTGCAAAAGCGGCCTAAGCGTATCCATGATATTGCTGGCATTGCAATCGTTCTGTATCAGTTCTTTAACCACCTCCTTATCCATGATCAGATTTACCAACGATATAAATCTGATTTTAACCAGCATACGCGCTATGGCCACGGAAATACTTCCCCCGCGATATACCACCACCTGGGGCACATGAAACAATGCCGTTTCCAAGGTCGCCGTGCCGGATGCTACAATTGCCGCCCGGGCCACATTCAATAAGTTATAGGTTTGTGCAAAAACAAGGGTAACATTGTCAGATTTGATAAACTGCCTGTAATAGGCCTCATCAAAACTTGGGGCCGCAGCCACCACAAAATGATAATCCGGAAAATTTGCAGTCACACCCAGCATATCAGGCAGCAGGCGTTCTATTTCCTGCCTGCGACTGCCAGGCAGCAACGCGATCACTTCTTTTTGAAGATGGTATTTCTCCCTGAATGCCGGATCTGGTTTGAAAAGCGAAATTTCATCCAGCAAAGGGTTGCCTACATAGTCCACCTCCATGCCCCAGTTGCGGTAAAAGTCCACTTCGAAAGGAAGAATGCAGAACAGTTTATCTACAATTCGCTTTATTTTGAGTACCCTCTTCTGGTTCCATGCCCATACTTTCGGTGAAATGTAATAGCAAACCTTAATGCCATTGGCTTTGGCAAATTCTGCGACCTTAAGGTTGAAGCCAGGAAAATCAATCAGGACCAGTACATCCGGCCTATACTCCATAACTGCGGTCTTACAGGCCTTAAGATTTTTAAAAATGGTACGCAGGTTCAGCAATACTTCTGTAAAGCCCATAAAGGCCATTTCCGAATAATGCTTATCCAGAATTCCACCTTGCGCCTTCATTCTATCGCCTCCAAAATACCTGAAATCAGCTTCAGCATCAAGCCCCTTCAAGGCCTTCATTAAATTGGCGCCGTGCAGATCTCCTGATGCTTCTCCTGCGACTAAATAGTACTTCATTTACCTGTTGATTTTGTAAAAAAAGAAAGCAAATGCCCACAGGAACGTTGCACTGATAATGCCTCTCCCTATGTTTTCCTTATTCCGCTTAAAAAAATAATGCATCAAAAGTGCATTTACGGCAATGCAGCCAATTAGCAGCAAATCTGCCTTGGCCAGAAAGGCAAAGCGCTGCATCAGGTACCATACCAGGCTAAGCAATATACCCGGCACCGCAAGGCCTATGCCTAAACCTGTAAATGCTGAATTTTTAATACGGCTAAATTTCTCCTGCATAACTACCCCAATGCTGATCCGTCTGGTGCTGGTGTATGTTTAGGCTGAGCGGGGGACACAGGCGATATTCCCGGGACATCAAAACTCCAGGTATTCAATACCGGAATGGCATGATGTGCTGTTAAATCAAACTGCACAGGCACCACCGAAACAAAACCATTTTCCAATGCCCATACATCGGTATCCTCTCCTTTATCGTAGTTTTGAAACACCCCGGTAAGCCAGTAATAGGGCCTTTCATAAGGATCTTTCCGCTCGTCAAATTCCTCTGCCCACTTGGCATTGGCCTGCCTGCAGATCTTGATTCCCTTTAAATTAGCTCCTTGCGGAAAATTGACATTGAGCAACGTGGCAGGCGGCAAGCCATGTTCCAACACCTGCAATGCAATGGTTTTGATGAATTTTTTACAATGACTAAAATCTGCCTGCTGTGAAAAATCATCCAGTGAAAAACCAATTGATGGTATATTTTCAATAGCCCCCTCTACTGCGGCCGACATAGTTCCTGAATAAATGACATTAATAGAATTGTTCAGGCCATGATTAATACCAGATACACAGAGATCAGGCTTTTTACCCTTAAAAATTTTATTAACAGCCAGCTTCACACAATCAACCGGTGTGCCAGAGCATTTGTACATTTCTACTCCCGGATAAAGGTCCACAGCATCAAAGCGAAGTGGTTTTCCAATGGTAATGGCATGACCCATGCCCGATTGCGGCCCATCTGGTGCCACTACCACCACATTTCCTATCTCCAACATTACATCAATCAGGTTTTTAATACCCGGTGCGGTAATGCCATCGTCGTTAACAACTAAAATACTCGGTTTTGAATACTGCTTCTTCATCGTAAAAGGATTAGATCTGCTGAACCGGCAATGTGCTAAAATCACCCATTTTAGCAAACAATGCCCCGTACAACATTTGTAGCAGTAAAAGTACAAGAATTAAGGCATAAAATTCAGCATTCAGCTTATATTTGGCTGTAACTTATTAAAGCTGAATCTGTCCTATTCCCATAACAGGTTCACAACCATAAAAAACAAATGATATTACTAATGAAAAACAAATTATTGATGCTGGTCTGTTTTCTCCTAACAGGTTCAGGCTTAATGGCACAATCTGTCTACCAATGGAAAACGGCCTCTGCCGGCGGTTATACGTATAAATACGTAACCAACGATCCTACCAAAGCCCGTTTCTACACTTTAAAGAATGGGCTTACTGTTATTTTATCGCCAAACACTAAAGAGCCCGTAATCGATTTCCGGCTCGCCGTAAGGGCAGGTAGCAATACCGACCCAAAAACAGCAACAGGACTTGCACATTACTTGGAACACATGCTGTTCAAGGGCACTGACAAGTTTGGTACTATGGATTATGCAAAGGAAAAAACTCTACTGGACAAAATTGAATCCTTGTATGAGCAATACCGGGGCACAACCGATGCTGCTAAACGCAAAGAGATATATGCTCAGATAGACAAGTTGTCGGGCGAAGCTTCCAATTTTTCTATCGCCAATGAGTACGATAAGATGATGAAGTCGCTGGGCGGCAACTCTACCAATGCACATACCTGGTATGAAGAGACGGTATATAAGGAGGATTTCCCTTCAAATGCGGTAGACCAGTTCCTGGCATTACAGGCTGAACGTTTCCGCGCCCCGGTTTTCCGTATTTTCCATACAGAGCTGGAAGCTGTTTATGAAGAAAAGAACCGTGGTCTCGACAACGATTCCTGGAAGATCAATGAGCAGACTTCTGCGTTGCTGTTCCCAACCCACAATTACGGACAGCAAACTACCATCGGTACCATTGAACATCTTAAAAACCCCTCGTTGGTAGAAATCAGGAAATACTACAATAAATATTATGTCCCAAATAACATGGTTATTGCATTTGCCGGAGATTTTAATCCCGACGAAATGATCAAAAAAGTGGACAAGGCTTTTGCCTATATGAAAGCCAAACCTTTTGAGCTGTATAACCCTGCACCTGAAAAACCACTGAACAGTATACAAAAAATTGACATCTACGGACCAAGCGCAGAAAGCGTAAGGTTATCCTACAGGGGTTATGCGGAAAGCACAGACCAAAGCATGCTGCTTGACCTGATCTCCAGTATTCTTTCGAATGGAAAGGCAGGTCTGCTGGACATCAACCTTAACAAAAAACAAATGGTTTTAAGTGCAGGAGCAGGATACCAGCAAATGAAAGATTATGGCATTTTTACCCTGA from Pedobacter africanus includes:
- a CDS encoding SusC/RagA family TonB-linked outer membrane protein, encoding MKQIYLRCWGVLLFFLMATAAYAQKPVTGTVTESSGLPLPGVSVTEKGTKNGTATNISGKFTISVKEGAVLVFSSIGMATKEVTVGASSVVNVTMSDNAEGLEEVLVTALGVKRDRKALGYATSTVKGDDLVKAGVPQNPFVALYGKAAGVGINIGSGGPTGGVNVNIRGAATLSVGSTNRPLFVVDGVPLFDEKTDMASRGFDPLNSFDYGSGINDLNAEDIESIDILKGAKATVLYGGQGLNGVVLITTKSGKKTKGFGITVSQQVTFDKPFTYIDFQNEYGSGTSQRLVAADSTMLRGTRVRKLPITRFSFGPRLDGSPVMLYDSVMGPYQAYPNNFIDFFRTAISPRTNVAVSGGGQFGSMRASYTNNTYKDVMQGFNQRNNTFSFNGNFNISPLATVELVSNLYSIKTKNRRPNIQGWVAAGLNRDYDYNWMKQFYRDADGYKRDLEPYGLSGLSPGMWAGQVSSILWDQNDNSDTDNKFHTVNSLKLSLQLNKEFSLISQASLDYTNTDYITENKILRLLPSRQGGKYNWNKRNTTQQQYQSMLKFEKDITNDLNVFAFAGGSYLKMSENRMYVGTGEMGLIYPDWYSIENADYTKWPGSDNRSKVQGLTRGTELLYSVFGSGTVSWKGTYYLELQARNDWSSTLLPGNRSYFYPGASFSWNFSNTLNIPKMEFGKLRLAWADVGGHVGIATGNRYFADPSFQTSQLPYPNGPIVVDGRKALLINDIKPFRKREFEVGFDSKWFKSHGVELDFSFYTNSIYNQIVGLEISPTSGWRTYNTNTGNTKNWGFEVFLKGSPLNSEKLRWDLSFTAANQYSKVVKLASGITTQVISANGGIRTVAEEGKPNGQIQGFDYKRDPNGNRIVSNSGGYVIDDTQYKTLGNINPKLYGGINSDFFVKGFNVHIGLDYKFGGTVFSYSNNYLMGNGVIKASLPFRDESQGGLAYYIDNTSGATVPWQHNQPAPATARDKVVYHDGMILDGVKEVNNGGNITYVKNDIITSAVTYYQSYISDNSTSWPPDRLFKNDYIKLREISLSYTLPKNISDKLKMQKLTITAAARNLGYLHKTLPNVDAEAALGAQGYIENSFYPSTRTFSLGLNLSF
- the surE gene encoding 5'/3'-nucleotidase SurE, with the translated sequence MKKQYSKPSILVVNDDGITAPGIKNLIDVMLEIGNVVVVAPDGPQSGMGHAITIGKPLRFDAVDLYPGVEMYKCSGTPVDCVKLAVNKIFKGKKPDLCVSGINHGLNNSINVIYSGTMSAAVEGAIENIPSIGFSLDDFSQQADFSHCKKFIKTIALQVLEHGLPPATLLNVNFPQGANLKGIKICRQANAKWAEEFDERKDPYERPYYWLTGVFQNYDKGEDTDVWALENGFVSVVPVQFDLTAHHAIPVLNTWSFDVPGISPVSPAQPKHTPAPDGSALG
- a CDS encoding stationary phase survival protein SurE, which produces MQEKFSRIKNSAFTGLGIGLAVPGILLSLVWYLMQRFAFLAKADLLLIGCIAVNALLMHYFFKRNKENIGRGIISATFLWAFAFFFYKINR
- a CDS encoding acyl-CoA thioesterase, translated to MSTTSPELPTEDYKPVSFSQTILTELMIPAYSNFGGKIHGGILLSLMDKVAYVCAAKHAGNYCVTASIDTVNFLAPVEVGELVSLMASINYVGNTSLVVGIRVISENVKTNQVKHTNTCYFTMVAKDDFNNPVKVPGLILENREQLRRFIEAKSRKEIRGNYRKELEAVNIPEKDEQCMQLLAGERCRISG
- the lpxB gene encoding lipid-A-disaccharide synthase codes for the protein MKYYLVAGEASGDLHGANLMKALKGLDAEADFRYFGGDRMKAQGGILDKHYSEMAFMGFTEVLLNLRTIFKNLKACKTAVMEYRPDVLVLIDFPGFNLKVAEFAKANGIKVCYYISPKVWAWNQKRVLKIKRIVDKLFCILPFEVDFYRNWGMEVDYVGNPLLDEISLFKPDPAFREKYHLQKEVIALLPGSRRQEIERLLPDMLGVTANFPDYHFVVAAAPSFDEAYYRQFIKSDNVTLVFAQTYNLLNVARAAIVASGTATLETALFHVPQVVVYRGGSISVAIARMLVKIRFISLVNLIMDKEVVKELIQNDCNASNIMDTLRPLLQGAVRAKMLDDYKVLSEKMGTAGASERTASLIVDYLKNLV
- a CDS encoding ROK family protein; translation: MTAPVEKNHRLRKEVIKHLYFSKVLTLTDLSTLTHKSLPLVTSTVNDLVNEGYVVESEEARSTGGRKAAMYLLNKEKQRYIVAVATDQMVTRVQIYDLLNHSKMDVEQLELPLTHDSGQMASLAGFLKDYISRSGIPAAQILGVGVGMPGFISSKLGINYTFFNDKGNHTLVGYLSKELGLPVFIDNDSSLIALAELRFGLGKGRQEVLVVNMNWGVGLGMIINSKLFRGHTGYAGEFSHIPLSQTNKLCSCGKRGCLEVETSLSVLVERAKAELDKGVSSRLTQLFEDTTKLEGDHFLEAANAGDPLAVSILSDAAFLIGKGLATLIHIINPELIVIGGRGAVAGRILMAPIQHAINEFCIPRMAEQTTIKVSDLKNESQLLGAAILVVENCQFN